One part of the Vogesella sp. LIG4 genome encodes these proteins:
- the fdhD gene encoding formate dehydrogenase accessory sulfurtransferase FdhD: MMAPEQPPAPPGASHCRVQTWQHGQVASASDTLAEEQPVALEFNGISHAVMLATPLDLEDFALGFAISEGIVDSVDEVYDLQLEQRCDGLVVQLDIANARFARLKEMRRNLTGRTGCGLCGTESLAHAVRPLPPLAQPGMVHEAAVRQALTALRQYQTLQLVTGATHAAAWCGDDGSIRMVREDVGRHNALDKLIGAVLKTRPAVRDGFVVVTSRASMEMVQKTVTAGFGCLVAISAPTRLAVDLAEQAGLCLIGFAKPERWVAYSHAQRILPGGN, from the coding sequence ATGATGGCGCCGGAACAACCGCCCGCCCCACCCGGGGCCAGCCACTGCCGGGTACAGACCTGGCAGCACGGCCAGGTGGCTTCCGCCAGCGACACGCTGGCGGAAGAGCAGCCGGTGGCGCTGGAGTTCAACGGCATCTCGCATGCGGTGATGCTGGCCACGCCGCTGGACCTGGAAGACTTCGCGCTGGGCTTTGCCATCAGCGAAGGCATTGTCGACAGCGTGGACGAGGTGTACGACCTGCAGCTGGAACAGCGCTGCGACGGCCTGGTGGTGCAGCTGGATATCGCCAACGCGCGCTTTGCCCGGCTGAAGGAAATGCGCCGCAACCTCACCGGCCGCACCGGCTGCGGCCTGTGCGGCACCGAGAGCCTGGCGCATGCTGTGCGCCCGCTGCCGCCGTTGGCGCAGCCCGGCATGGTGCACGAAGCCGCCGTCCGCCAGGCACTGACCGCGCTGCGTCAATACCAGACGCTACAACTGGTCACCGGCGCCACCCACGCCGCCGCCTGGTGCGGCGACGATGGCAGCATCCGCATGGTGCGCGAGGACGTTGGCCGCCATAATGCGCTGGACAAGCTGATCGGCGCGGTGCTGAAAACCCGCCCCGCGGTGCGTGACGGCTTCGTGGTGGTCACCAGCCGCGCCAGCATGGAAATGGTGCAAAAAACCGTGACTGCCGGCTTTGGCTGCCTGGTGGCGATCTCCGCCCCCACGCGGCTGGCGGTGGACCTGGCCGAACAGGCCGGGCTGTGCCTGATAGGCTTCGCCAAGCCGGAACGCTGGGTGGCCTACAGCCACGCGCAGCGCATCCTGCCCGGCGGCAACTGA
- a CDS encoding NADH-quinone oxidoreductase subunit NuoF yields the protein MSTIKLYVPRDSAALALGADDTAATLAAEAARRGVSIELVRNGSRGLFWLEPLVEVATAQGRVAYGPVQDDDVPALFDALLAGAEHPLCHGLTDDIPYLKQQERLTFARVGITDPLSLDDYQAHEGFAGLRNALALQGSDIVQAVLDSGLRGRGGAAFPAGIKWRTVAQAQAAQKYVVCNADEGDSGTFSDRMVLEDDPYMLIEGMTIAGLAVGATEGYIYIRSEYPHAVAVMNEAIARASAAGFLGDNILGSGKTFRLQVRKAAGAYVCGEETAMLESIEGKRGVVRAKPPLPALAGLFGQPTVINNVITLATVPVILARGAAFYAGYGMGRSRGTLPFQLAGNLKYGGLVEKAFGLTLNQLLNDFGGGSASGRPIRAVQVGGPLGAYLPPAQFDTPLDYEAFAALGAVVGHGGVVAFDDSVDMAEQARYAMEFCAIESCGKCTPCRIGSTRGVEVIQRIQQRQDEPQQIALLRDLCDTMLHGSLCAMGGMTPYPVLSALNHFPEDFGDEAGMA from the coding sequence ATGAGCACGATCAAACTCTATGTGCCGCGCGATTCCGCGGCACTGGCGCTGGGCGCCGACGACACCGCCGCAACGTTGGCCGCAGAAGCGGCGCGACGCGGCGTCAGCATCGAACTGGTGCGCAACGGCTCGCGCGGCCTGTTCTGGCTGGAGCCGCTGGTGGAAGTGGCCACTGCGCAAGGCCGCGTGGCCTACGGCCCGGTGCAGGACGACGATGTGCCGGCGCTGTTCGACGCGCTGCTGGCCGGCGCCGAACACCCGCTGTGCCACGGCCTGACCGATGACATTCCCTACCTCAAGCAGCAGGAACGGCTCACCTTCGCCCGCGTCGGCATTACCGACCCGCTGTCGCTGGACGACTACCAGGCACACGAAGGCTTTGCCGGCCTGCGCAATGCGCTGGCGCTGCAAGGCAGCGACATCGTGCAGGCGGTGCTGGATTCCGGCCTGCGTGGCCGCGGCGGCGCCGCCTTCCCCGCCGGCATCAAGTGGCGCACCGTGGCGCAGGCGCAGGCCGCGCAGAAATACGTGGTGTGCAATGCCGACGAAGGCGACTCCGGCACCTTCTCCGACCGCATGGTGCTGGAAGACGACCCCTACATGCTGATCGAGGGCATGACCATTGCCGGCCTGGCGGTGGGCGCTACCGAAGGCTACATCTACATCCGCTCCGAATACCCGCACGCGGTGGCAGTGATGAACGAGGCGATTGCCCGCGCCAGCGCCGCCGGTTTCCTCGGCGACAACATCCTGGGCAGCGGCAAAACCTTCCGCCTGCAAGTACGCAAGGCCGCCGGCGCCTATGTCTGCGGCGAAGAGACCGCGATGCTGGAAAGCATCGAGGGCAAGCGCGGCGTGGTGCGCGCCAAGCCGCCGCTGCCGGCGCTGGCCGGCCTGTTCGGCCAACCCACGGTGATCAACAACGTCATCACCCTGGCCACCGTGCCGGTAATCCTGGCGCGCGGCGCCGCCTTCTACGCCGGCTACGGCATGGGCCGTTCGCGCGGCACGCTGCCGTTCCAGCTGGCCGGCAACCTGAAGTATGGCGGCCTGGTGGAAAAAGCCTTCGGCCTGACGCTGAACCAGCTGCTGAACGACTTCGGTGGTGGCAGCGCCAGCGGCCGGCCGATCCGCGCGGTACAGGTGGGCGGCCCGCTGGGCGCCTACCTGCCGCCGGCGCAGTTCGACACCCCGCTGGACTACGAAGCCTTTGCCGCGCTGGGCGCGGTGGTGGGCCACGGCGGCGTGGTGGCCTTCGACGACAGCGTGGACATGGCCGAGCAGGCACGTTACGCCATGGAATTCTGTGCCATCGAATCCTGCGGCAAATGCACACCGTGCCGCATCGGCTCCACCCGCGGGGTGGAGGTGATCCAGCGCATCCAGCAGCGGCAGGACGAACCGCAGCAGATCGCGCTGCTGCGCGACCTGTGCGACACCATGCTGCATGGCTCGCTGTGCGCGATGGGCGGCATGACGCCCTACCCGGTACTGTCTGCGTTGAATCATTTCCCGGAAGACTTCGGTGACGAAGCCGGCATGGCCTGA
- the fdhF gene encoding formate dehydrogenase subunit alpha encodes MNHPTPDIDYGTPARVSERMVTLEIDGQSVSVPEGTSVMRAATEAGTMVPKLCATDSLEPFGSCRLCLVEIEGRRGYPASCTTPVEAGMVVRTQSDKLQDLRRGVMELYISDHPLDCLTCAANGNCELQTQAGVVGLRDVRYGLAGANHLDSKKDESNPYFSYDPSKCIVCNRCVRACEETQGTFALTISGRGFESRVSPGQDQAFMDSECVSCGACVDACPTATLQEKTVIKIGQAEHSKITTCAYCGVGCGFKAEMKGNQVVRMTPWKDGKANEGHACVKGRFAWGYATHPDRITKPMIRSKITDPWREVSWEEAIGHAASEFRRIQAKHGKDSVGGITSSRCTNEETYLVQKLIRAGFGNNNVDTCARVCHSPTGYGLGQTYGTSAGTQTFKSVEHSDVVLVIGANPTDGHPVFASRLKKRLREGARLIVIDPRRIDLVQTPHVKADYHLALRPGTNVAMITALAHVIVTEGLLADEFIAERCEEKSFHDWKNFVSKPENSPEATADITGVPAEQVRAAARLYATGGNAAIYYGLGVTEHSQGSTMVMGIANLAMATGNIGREGVGVNPLRGQNNVQGSCDMGSFPHELPGYRHISDTATRQLFESAWGVTLDPEPGLRIPNMFDAAMAGSFLGLYCEGEDIVQSDPNTQHVTAALSAMECVVVQDIFLNETAKYAHVFLPGASFLEKDGTFTNAERRISRVRQVMKPLAGYADWEVTQLLARALGMEMNYSHPSEIMDEIAQLTPSFAGVNYQKIDRMGSIQWPCNDSAPEGTPTMHLDGFVRGKGKFFVTQYVATDEKVNRRFPLILTTGRILSQYNVGAQTRRTANSMWHPEDVLEIHPHDAEERGINDGDWVGVQSRAGETVLHAKISERMQPGVVYTTFHFPESGANVITTDNSDWATNCPEYKVTAVQVLKVTQPSAWQQDYQRFNRTQLELLEQAGADEGKA; translated from the coding sequence ATGAACCACCCCACCCCCGACATCGACTACGGCACCCCCGCCCGCGTCTCCGAGCGCATGGTCACCCTGGAAATCGACGGCCAGAGCGTAAGCGTGCCGGAAGGCACCTCGGTGATGCGCGCCGCCACCGAGGCCGGCACCATGGTGCCCAAACTGTGCGCCACCGACAGCCTGGAGCCGTTCGGCTCCTGCCGGCTGTGCCTGGTGGAAATCGAAGGCCGCCGCGGCTACCCGGCATCCTGTACCACCCCGGTGGAAGCCGGCATGGTGGTGCGCACCCAGAGCGACAAGCTGCAGGATCTGCGCCGCGGCGTGATGGAGCTGTATATCTCCGACCACCCGCTGGACTGCCTGACCTGTGCGGCCAACGGTAACTGCGAACTGCAGACCCAGGCCGGTGTGGTGGGCCTGCGCGACGTGCGCTACGGCCTGGCCGGCGCCAACCACCTGGACAGCAAGAAGGACGAATCCAACCCCTACTTCAGCTATGACCCGTCCAAGTGCATCGTCTGCAACCGCTGCGTGCGCGCCTGCGAGGAAACCCAGGGCACCTTCGCGCTGACCATCTCCGGCCGCGGCTTCGAGTCGCGCGTATCGCCGGGCCAGGATCAGGCCTTCATGGATTCCGAATGCGTGTCCTGCGGCGCCTGCGTCGATGCCTGCCCCACCGCTACGCTGCAGGAAAAAACCGTGATCAAGATCGGCCAGGCCGAGCACAGCAAGATCACCACCTGCGCCTACTGTGGCGTGGGCTGCGGCTTCAAGGCCGAGATGAAGGGCAACCAGGTAGTGCGCATGACGCCGTGGAAAGACGGCAAGGCCAATGAGGGCCACGCCTGCGTCAAGGGCCGCTTCGCCTGGGGCTACGCCACCCACCCGGACCGCATCACCAAGCCGATGATCCGCAGCAAGATCACCGACCCGTGGCGCGAAGTGAGCTGGGAAGAAGCCATCGGCCACGCCGCCAGCGAGTTCCGCCGCATCCAGGCCAAGCACGGCAAGGATTCGGTGGGCGGCATCACTTCCAGCCGCTGCACCAACGAAGAAACCTACCTGGTGCAGAAGCTGATCCGCGCCGGCTTCGGCAACAACAACGTGGACACCTGCGCCCGCGTCTGCCACTCGCCCACCGGCTACGGCCTGGGCCAGACCTACGGCACCTCGGCCGGCACCCAGACCTTCAAGTCGGTGGAGCACAGCGACGTGGTGCTGGTGATCGGCGCCAACCCCACCGACGGCCACCCGGTATTTGCCTCGCGGCTGAAGAAGCGCCTGCGCGAAGGCGCACGGCTGATCGTCATCGACCCGCGCCGCATCGACCTGGTGCAGACCCCGCACGTGAAGGCCGATTACCACCTGGCGCTGCGCCCCGGCACCAACGTGGCGATGATCACCGCGCTGGCGCACGTGATCGTTACCGAAGGCCTGCTGGCCGACGAGTTCATTGCCGAGCGCTGCGAGGAGAAATCCTTCCACGACTGGAAGAACTTCGTCAGCAAGCCGGAAAACTCGCCGGAAGCCACTGCCGACATCACCGGCGTGCCGGCCGAACAGGTGCGCGCCGCCGCCCGCCTGTACGCCACCGGCGGCAATGCCGCCATCTACTACGGCCTGGGCGTTACAGAGCACAGCCAGGGTTCCACCATGGTGATGGGCATTGCCAACCTGGCGATGGCCACCGGCAACATCGGCCGCGAAGGCGTGGGCGTGAATCCGCTGCGCGGCCAGAACAACGTGCAGGGCAGCTGCGACATGGGCTCCTTCCCGCACGAGCTGCCAGGCTACCGCCACATTTCCGATACCGCCACCCGCCAGCTGTTCGAATCCGCCTGGGGCGTGACGCTGGACCCGGAGCCGGGCCTGCGCATCCCCAATATGTTCGATGCCGCCATGGCCGGCAGCTTCCTCGGCCTGTACTGCGAGGGCGAGGACATCGTGCAGTCCGACCCCAACACCCAGCACGTTACCGCGGCACTGTCGGCAATGGAATGCGTGGTGGTGCAGGATATCTTCCTCAACGAAACCGCCAAGTACGCGCACGTGTTCCTGCCGGGCGCCTCGTTCCTGGAGAAGGACGGCACCTTCACCAACGCCGAGCGCCGCATCTCGCGCGTGCGCCAGGTAATGAAGCCGCTGGCCGGTTACGCCGACTGGGAAGTCACCCAGCTGCTGGCCCGCGCGCTGGGCATGGAGATGAACTACAGCCACCCGTCCGAGATCATGGACGAAATCGCGCAGCTGACGCCGAGCTTCGCCGGTGTGAACTACCAGAAGATCGACCGCATGGGTAGCATCCAGTGGCCGTGCAACGACAGCGCGCCGGAAGGCACGCCAACCATGCACCTGGACGGCTTCGTGCGCGGCAAGGGCAAGTTCTTCGTTACCCAGTACGTGGCCACCGACGAGAAGGTCAACCGCCGCTTCCCGCTGATCCTCACCACCGGGCGCATCCTGTCTCAGTACAACGTGGGCGCGCAGACCCGCCGCACCGCCAACAGCATGTGGCACCCGGAAGACGTGCTGGAAATCCACCCGCACGACGCCGAGGAGCGTGGCATCAACGATGGCGACTGGGTAGGCGTGCAAAGCCGCGCCGGCGAAACGGTGCTGCATGCCAAAATCAGCGAGCGCATGCAGCCGGGCGTGGTGTACACCACCTTCCACTTCCCGGAATCCGGCGCCAACGTGATCACCACCGACAACTCCGACTGGGCCACCAACTGCCCGGAATACAAGGTGACGGCGGTGCAGGTGCTGAAGGTGACCCAGCCTTCCGCCTGGCAGCAGGACTACCAGCGCTTCAACCGCACCCAGCTGGAACTGCTGGAGCAGGCCGGTGCCGACGAAGGCAAGGCATGA
- a CDS encoding polyamine ABC transporter substrate-binding protein, whose amino-acid sequence MVKLSKKKTGKRVMSAMAVCSLLLLGMPQANADDKVVNVYNWGNAIGKETVANFEKATGIKVVYQEFDSNDTLQAKLLSGHSQYDVVVPSDLYWARQLKAGLFQKLDSGKLPNTGHLDPKIMAYLKRDDPSMRYGVPWSWGTDGLGINVEKVTAALGHAPQSDWELFFNPQNLQKLKGCGVSMLDSPLDGFGMALQYLKKDPNSSNPQDYQDAYKLLKSIRPYITQFNSSGYINDLAEGDVCIAFGWSGDVNTARLAALGAHKKYHIKYLLPDSGTAIWFDMLAIPKDAPHPDAAHKFINFVLSDKESASLTNDTSYPTAIPAARAFIHPDVLADPAVFPPSEAYKNFITGIPLSNELQRLENRLWNALKTGIN is encoded by the coding sequence ATGGTGAAACTGAGCAAGAAGAAAACCGGCAAACGGGTGATGTCGGCAATGGCAGTCTGCAGCCTGCTGCTACTGGGTATGCCGCAAGCCAATGCCGATGACAAGGTTGTCAACGTATACAACTGGGGCAATGCCATCGGCAAGGAAACGGTGGCCAACTTTGAAAAAGCCACCGGCATCAAGGTGGTCTACCAGGAGTTCGACTCCAACGACACCCTGCAGGCCAAACTGTTGTCCGGCCATTCGCAATACGACGTGGTGGTGCCTTCCGACCTGTACTGGGCGCGCCAGCTCAAGGCCGGCCTGTTCCAGAAGCTGGATAGCGGCAAGCTGCCCAACACCGGCCATCTCGACCCCAAGATCATGGCCTACCTGAAACGGGATGATCCGAGCATGCGCTACGGCGTGCCATGGTCCTGGGGTACCGACGGGCTGGGCATCAACGTGGAAAAAGTCACCGCAGCACTGGGACATGCACCGCAAAGCGACTGGGAGCTGTTTTTCAACCCGCAGAACCTGCAGAAACTGAAAGGCTGCGGCGTGTCGATGCTGGACTCGCCGCTGGATGGCTTCGGCATGGCGCTGCAGTATCTGAAAAAAGACCCGAACAGCAGCAACCCGCAGGACTACCAGGACGCCTACAAGCTGCTGAAATCGATTCGCCCGTACATCACCCAGTTCAACTCTTCCGGCTACATCAACGACCTGGCGGAAGGTGATGTCTGCATTGCCTTCGGCTGGTCCGGTGACGTCAATACCGCCCGCCTTGCCGCGCTTGGCGCCCACAAGAAGTACCACATCAAATACCTGCTGCCGGATAGCGGCACGGCGATCTGGTTCGACATGCTGGCCATTCCGAAAGATGCGCCACACCCGGATGCCGCCCACAAGTTCATCAATTTCGTGCTATCGGACAAGGAAAGCGCCAGCCTGACCAACGACACCTCCTACCCCACCGCCATACCCGCCGCGCGGGCCTTCATCCACCCCGATGTGCTGGCAGACCCGGCGGTGTTCCCGCCCAGCGAGGCCTACAAGAACTTCATTACCGGCATTCCGCTGTCCAACGAACTGCAGCGCCTGGAAAACCGGCTATGGAACGCGCTGAAAACCGGTATCAACTGA
- a CDS encoding EAL domain-containing protein, whose protein sequence is MLDDSLIGKPVILIVDDQTSNIRVLREAIHDLGDVYFAVDGESAISLARTCLPDVVLLDIEMPGMDGFAVCQALKSDPQLKQAAVIFVTAHSSGQEELQALDYGGVDFLSKPLNVSIARARIRTHLALRLETRKLELAQHDLRDVLHHLPAFVGYWQANLRCAFSNEQSSSWFGIDAANMVGKLLPEVLGADGYQQISPQLERVLTGKLVSLDLTLQRNHLPRRDGQLTLVARIIDTVCVGFLMLLVDITERKRYEEALFEEKERIRVMLNSIGDAVIATNPQGQVIFMNPIAESLTGWQASHATGKSIEQVMPLRDGSNEFELQNPIRLALQENRVVGMALNCKLLRRDGSLFDVEDSASPISNQQGQITGAIVVFHDVSEARAMAIKMTHLAYHDALTNLPNRMLLQDRIMQAIQQAMRNQRRAAMMVLDLDNFKSINDAVGHAVGDTLLQQVANRLQSACRTVDTISRQGGDEFILLLPEIGTLDQVGDIAVRLLDLVAEPVLMGNERYDLSACIGISLFPDDSEDSETLYRHADSAMYKAKQSGRGQFRFFSVDIEHNMRSRHLLEQHMRAALESSIFEIHYQPKVDAKLQSIVGAEALIRWRKEDGSLISPVEFIPLAEETGLIIPIGKYVLKQACHDAMHWHALGFPISVSVNISAVQFRDPQFLQMVLDTLGSTGIRHDLLELEITEGVLAQDINNAQQILQALRELGVRISIDDFGTGYSSLSYLKRLPLDVLKIDQSFVRDMLHDKSDAAIVEAIIKLGTTLGLELVAEGVENHGQVNALLAAGCRIMQGYLYSRPITTAELEQRLQHDQPASQN, encoded by the coding sequence ATGCTCGATGACTCTCTGATTGGCAAGCCTGTCATTCTGATCGTCGATGACCAGACCAGTAATATCCGCGTCCTGCGCGAGGCGATCCACGATCTGGGTGATGTGTACTTTGCCGTGGACGGTGAATCCGCCATCAGTCTGGCTCGCACCTGCCTGCCGGATGTGGTGCTGCTGGACATCGAAATGCCGGGCATGGACGGTTTCGCTGTCTGTCAGGCCCTGAAATCCGACCCGCAGCTGAAACAGGCTGCAGTCATTTTTGTCACGGCACACAGCAGCGGGCAGGAAGAGCTGCAGGCACTCGACTACGGTGGGGTGGACTTTCTCTCCAAGCCGCTCAATGTCTCCATTGCACGTGCGCGCATCCGCACTCACCTTGCATTGCGCCTTGAAACCCGCAAGCTGGAACTGGCGCAACACGACTTGCGGGACGTTCTGCATCATTTACCCGCGTTTGTTGGCTACTGGCAGGCCAATCTGCGTTGCGCATTCAGCAACGAACAATCCAGCAGCTGGTTCGGTATCGATGCGGCCAACATGGTTGGCAAGCTGCTGCCCGAGGTGCTGGGAGCGGACGGCTACCAGCAAATCTCTCCGCAGCTGGAAAGAGTTCTGACGGGAAAGCTGGTTTCCCTCGACCTTACCCTGCAACGCAACCACCTCCCGCGGAGGGACGGCCAGCTCACCCTGGTTGCACGCATCATCGACACGGTATGCGTGGGTTTTCTGATGCTGCTGGTGGATATCACCGAGCGCAAACGCTACGAGGAGGCGCTGTTCGAGGAGAAGGAACGCATCCGGGTCATGCTCAATTCGATTGGCGATGCGGTCATTGCCACCAACCCGCAAGGCCAGGTGATTTTCATGAACCCGATCGCGGAAAGCCTGACCGGCTGGCAGGCCAGCCACGCGACCGGCAAGTCCATCGAGCAGGTCATGCCGCTGCGGGACGGCAGCAACGAGTTCGAACTGCAGAACCCCATCCGGCTGGCGCTACAGGAAAACCGGGTGGTGGGCATGGCGCTGAACTGCAAGCTGCTGCGCCGTGACGGCTCGCTGTTCGATGTCGAGGACTCCGCCTCGCCCATCAGCAACCAGCAGGGGCAGATCACCGGGGCCATCGTGGTGTTCCACGATGTATCGGAAGCCAGGGCAATGGCCATCAAGATGACCCACCTGGCCTACCACGATGCCTTGACCAACCTGCCCAACCGCATGCTGCTGCAGGACCGGATCATGCAGGCCATCCAGCAGGCCATGCGCAACCAGCGCCGGGCAGCCATGATGGTGCTGGATCTGGATAACTTCAAAAGCATCAACGATGCCGTTGGCCATGCGGTGGGCGATACCTTGCTGCAGCAGGTGGCCAACCGGCTGCAGAGTGCCTGTCGTACCGTGGATACCATCAGCAGGCAGGGCGGGGACGAATTCATCCTGCTGCTGCCGGAAATCGGCACGCTGGACCAGGTAGGCGACATTGCCGTGCGTCTGCTGGACCTGGTTGCCGAACCGGTTCTGATGGGCAACGAGCGCTACGACCTGAGCGCCTGTATCGGCATCAGCCTGTTCCCGGACGACAGCGAAGACTCCGAGACTCTGTACCGGCACGCCGACTCCGCCATGTACAAGGCCAAGCAGTCAGGCCGTGGGCAGTTCCGCTTTTTCTCGGTGGACATCGAGCACAACATGCGCTCCCGCCACCTGCTGGAACAGCATATGCGGGCGGCGCTTGAAAGCAGCATCTTTGAAATTCACTACCAGCCCAAGGTCGATGCCAAGCTGCAGAGCATCGTCGGTGCCGAAGCGCTGATCCGCTGGCGCAAGGAAGACGGCAGCCTGATTTCCCCTGTCGAGTTCATTCCTCTCGCGGAAGAAACCGGCCTGATCATCCCGATAGGCAAATACGTGCTGAAGCAGGCCTGCCATGACGCCATGCACTGGCATGCCCTGGGCTTCCCCATCAGTGTCAGCGTCAATATCTCGGCGGTACAGTTTCGTGACCCGCAGTTCCTGCAAATGGTGCTGGACACCCTGGGCAGCACGGGCATCCGCCACGATCTGCTGGAGCTGGAAATCACGGAAGGTGTACTGGCGCAGGACATCAACAACGCGCAGCAGATTTTGCAGGCGCTACGCGAACTGGGTGTACGCATCTCGATCGACGACTTCGGCACCGGCTATTCCAGCCTCTCCTACCTGAAACGACTACCGCTGGATGTGCTGAAGATAGATCAGAGCTTTGTACGCGACATGCTGCACGACAAGAGCGATGCGGCCATCGTGGAGGCCATCATCAAGCTCGGTACTACCCTGGGGCTGGAGCTGGTGGCGGAAGGCGTGGAGAACCACGGCCAGGTAAACGCCTTGCTGGCCGCGGGTTGCCGGATCATGCAGGGCTATTTGTACTCGCGCCCGATCACGACCGCGGAACTGGAACAACGCCTGCAGCACGACCAGCCTGCTTCACAAAACTGA
- a CDS encoding formate dehydrogenase subunit delta, with protein MDTHHTLTRMANQIGGFFEAMPDRQEALAGITLHIKRFWEPRMRRELQDCLQQEDAANLSPIVREALQADDSWRVPH; from the coding sequence ATGGATACCCACCACACCCTCACCCGCATGGCCAACCAGATCGGCGGCTTCTTCGAAGCCATGCCGGATCGCCAGGAAGCGCTGGCCGGCATCACCCTGCACATCAAGCGCTTCTGGGAGCCGCGCATGCGCCGCGAGCTGCAGGACTGCCTGCAACAGGAGGATGCGGCCAACCTTAGCCCCATCGTGCGCGAGGCGCTGCAGGCTGACGACAGCTGGCGCGTGCCGCACTGA
- a CDS encoding formate dehydrogenase subunit gamma produces MTTQQQARTQLQAILDTHRHEAGALLPILHALQDSLGYIPDWTVADIAQALNLSRAEVHGVITFYHHFRTSAPAAHNLQICQAEACQARGSRELTAHAEQALGCSLHGRSSSHDLDLQPVYCLGLCATGPNIMLDDKLVSRVDASRLDRLLHGVKEA; encoded by the coding sequence ATGACAACGCAACAACAGGCACGCACCCAGCTGCAGGCCATTCTGGACACGCACCGGCACGAGGCCGGCGCCCTGCTGCCCATCCTGCACGCGCTGCAGGACTCGCTGGGCTACATTCCCGACTGGACGGTGGCCGACATCGCCCAGGCACTGAACCTGAGCCGTGCCGAAGTGCACGGCGTCATCACGTTCTACCACCACTTCCGCACCAGCGCGCCGGCGGCGCACAACCTGCAGATCTGCCAGGCCGAGGCCTGTCAGGCGCGCGGCAGCCGCGAGCTGACCGCACACGCCGAACAGGCGCTGGGCTGTAGCCTGCACGGCCGCAGCAGCAGCCACGATCTGGACCTGCAACCGGTGTACTGCCTGGGGCTGTGCGCCACCGGGCCCAACATCATGCTGGACGACAAGCTGGTATCGCGCGTGGACGCGAGCCGGCTGGACCGCCTGCTGCACGGCGTGAAGGAGGCCTGA
- a CDS encoding substrate-binding domain-containing protein yields the protein MHRKHKLPQRLQVDSQLVWQVSAAAGELVPYRLVALLTAVQADGSLYTAAKSCDISYRHAWGLVQTAQQRLGVPLLLMKRGRGAELTPLGEKLVWANRRIQARIAPMLETLSSEIEAELRLVLQAAGAPLRLHASHGYAVERLVRELAEEGQGVELKYRSSQDAVAALQAGECELAGFHVPLGEFQPAIAANYAEHFDPALHRVVHVVTRRQGLMLAAGNPRRIYGVEDLARPEVRFVNRQPGSGTRLLLDKLLDKAAVAPQQVHGYEQAELTHAAVAAFIASGMADVGLGIETAARRFKLDFLPLQNERYFFLLHRDLLAHPVLQRILAILQSQQFRDAISELAGYDAAESGTVQTIAEAFAGVLPGM from the coding sequence ATGCACAGAAAACATAAACTGCCACAGCGCCTGCAGGTGGACAGCCAGCTGGTCTGGCAGGTGTCTGCGGCCGCCGGCGAGCTGGTGCCGTACCGGCTGGTGGCGCTGCTCACCGCGGTGCAGGCCGACGGCAGCCTGTATACCGCCGCCAAAAGCTGCGACATCTCCTATCGCCACGCCTGGGGGCTGGTGCAGACGGCGCAGCAGCGCCTGGGGGTGCCGCTATTGCTGATGAAACGCGGCCGCGGCGCCGAGCTGACGCCGCTGGGCGAAAAGCTGGTGTGGGCCAACCGCCGCATCCAGGCGCGTATCGCGCCGATGCTGGAAACGCTGTCGTCCGAGATCGAGGCCGAATTGCGGCTGGTGTTGCAGGCGGCCGGCGCACCGCTGCGGCTGCATGCCAGCCACGGTTACGCGGTGGAGCGGCTGGTGCGCGAGCTGGCGGAAGAGGGGCAGGGTGTCGAACTGAAATACCGCAGCAGCCAGGATGCGGTGGCGGCACTGCAGGCGGGCGAATGCGAGCTGGCCGGCTTCCACGTGCCGCTGGGCGAGTTCCAGCCGGCCATTGCGGCCAACTATGCCGAGCATTTCGACCCGGCGCTGCACCGCGTGGTGCACGTGGTGACGCGGCGCCAGGGGTTGATGCTGGCCGCCGGCAACCCGCGGCGCATCTACGGCGTGGAAGACCTGGCGCGGCCCGAGGTGCGCTTCGTCAACCGCCAGCCGGGCTCCGGCACCCGCCTGCTGCTGGACAAGCTGCTGGACAAGGCTGCGGTGGCGCCGCAGCAGGTGCACGGCTACGAACAGGCGGAGCTGACGCATGCGGCGGTGGCGGCGTTCATCGCCAGCGGCATGGCCGATGTCGGCCTGGGCATCGAAACCGCGGCACGGCGTTTCAAACTGGACTTCCTGCCGCTGCAGAACGAGCGCTATTTCTTCCTGCTGCATCGCGACCTGCTGGCGCACCCGGTGCTGCAGCGCATTCTGGCGATCCTGCAGAGTCAGCAGTTTCGCGACGCCATCAGTGAGCTGGCCGGCTACGACGCTGCCGAGTCCGGCACGGTGCAGACCATTGCCGAGGCGTTTGCCGGCGTGCTGCCGGGGATGTAG